Proteins encoded within one genomic window of Nilaparvata lugens isolate BPH chromosome 11, ASM1435652v1, whole genome shotgun sequence:
- the LOC120353572 gene encoding uncharacterized protein LOC120353572 has product MSMELCFGLSWNSTSPRCGQNIIIFTRRCLRWIGDAGHRRFGLSLGLVDGVLRLLSVFGGIRIGSNMDMLGIEGAAYGGEAIGTSWSSIWVDECWPRLLVLKPMEDMLPGSRLLGVSASSSTGMGVLDGASSTIAASACALGPEGSATGYETSELGLESSMVKWQILG; this is encoded by the exons ATGTCCATGGAGCTTTGTTTTGGTTTGAGTTGGAACTCGACCTCGCCTCGTTGTGGacaaaatatcataatatttacaCG GAGGTGTCTTCGGTGGATTGGTGATGCCGGCCATCGACGGTTCGGGCTGTCCCTCGGATTGGTGGATGGCGTCCTCCGGCTCCTCTCTGTGTTCGGCGGGATACGGATCGGCTCCAACATGGACATGCTGG GTATTGAAGGAGCGGCATATGGAGGTGAAGCGATTGGTACATCCTGGAGCTCTATCTGGGTGGACGAATGCTGGCCCAGATTATTGGTGTTGAAGCCCATGGAGGATATGCTGCCGGGTTCACGACTCCTTGGGGTCTCCGCCTCGTCGTCCACTGGAATGGGAGTGCTGGATGGAGCGTCGTCAACTATTGCCGCATCCGCCTGTGCGCTGGGTCCTGAGGGTAGTGCTACTGGGTACGAGACATCCGAATTGGGGTTGGAGTCTTCCATGGTGAAGTGGCAGATTCTTGGCTGA